The genomic region AAGTCACTAGTCCAAGCAATGAAATCAGCTTTTGATGCTTGTATTTAAGTTACACTCTATATATTATACTCATCTAGTGTGGCCCTCTCCCAAACCTGTGTAACGCAAGCTGCTTTGCATTCGGCTCCCCCTCCCCCACTCTTCTGTTTTAAACAATGAAAAATATAAATGAGGGCGCTAATGGATTTAAAGCTCTAAATGGGGGTTATGCAAATATTTCAAGGATAATCCTCACACTTGAAGCAAGTAACATTTCCCATATAAGCATCCTCCCGAAACTTGAGAGGATTATCATTAGACAATCCATTACTTTGGGATATTCCACAACAAACTAATGGCCTAAACAAGACATATCACTTAGACACAAGAGCGTGAATTGCTGTGTAGACACTGAGTTAGCATGTGAATTACCTTTTGCCATGTTTTGGAAGTCTCTAGTGATAACCATTTATGAAATCAGAGAATGGTTTGCCTTTATATGGGGTCAGGCTATTTGTGTAGTAAATATTTACAGCTAGATGTTTTGCTATGGGCTGTCAATTTTCAAATGCATCAAAATTGAATTGAAGGAATAATCTATGGGTGTTGAAATTTTTCTGGTCATCTTGTAGGCTGCAAATCTTTTGTATGTGGACCAACCAACTGGAACCGGCTTTAGTTACAGTACTGATTCACGTGACATTCGCCATGATGAAAAGGGAGTTAGCAATGATCTATATGACTTTATACAGGTACTTTTGTTTGCACTAATTATTATTAGTTACTAGTTTTTCAATATAATGTCTTCATTACTGAAAATTTGGGTTTCCAATTGTATctctaaacttcttttcatcaatgGTATTTGTTGTTATTGTGCTGAATTTGATTTGAGTAACTGGCTAAGATTCACCAATAAGAGAGTTTTAGAAGCTGTGTTCAATAGTGTTTCCAGAATAGTGTATTATGAGAAGTAGAAATGAATAGGTCAGTATGCCTTGTTTCAATTTGAATGGTACAAATAACGATATACTTTTGTCTTGGTACAGCTCAATCTCTTAAGGCTTATATGTTTTACTTTATTCTGAGGTTATAGTATCCACTCTCTTTGTATTGGCCCTGCCCCTTCTAAAGTGAGTGACAATAGTGAATAGGGATGTTACCCCTTTCAGTTCAAAAGTTACAACTGGTAAAGTTACTATACTAGGCATAGGCCGTAGTCAGGGTCCCAAAAGAAAGAGTTGAGGCTGGGAAAATTATTGCAACTAACTTGCCAGGTGACAAAGTTAGTGGGGATGCTGCATGTTTCATGTTATTCTGTTTTGGGTTAGAGAGCAGGATATTAGGGAAGTGGGAGAATGCTGAGGGAATACTCAGAATTGTTTGCTATACTCTCGAGTTGGGACAGAGACAGAAATCTAGAATTTACTATCATTGTCTATCTTTCTTTCTTCAGTGCATAATAGATAGTCACTATCTGGAGTTTTTAAGTAGAGTGCGCACCTTTAATGGTAAATTTTTAGTTAAACAAGTTTTTTGGGAGGCGATATAAGCATTTGGCCTCTATATTAGGTAAAGCTCATTATTTCTTTAGAGGACTTTTCCTCTCAAACATGTTGAGAGGTCACTAATCTTTTGTTTTTCGCTTTGTTGGGAGGATGTCTTTTCCTGTTGCTACCTTGTATCATTCTTATATATACACACCTGAATGGGAGCTGAACAACACTGATTCAGTCTTGTTTCCTTCAGTCTTTCTGTATTAGTTCCTCCTATCTTAAGTTTCTGGTTTATAATTGACGTGCAGTCCTCAGCTTGTGCAGTGGAGTTTTGGTGAAATGGTTGGGCTACTAGATTGTGACAATTGCTGTGAGCAGCTAGAAGAGGAGGATAGCAAGGGGGAAGGAGGGGAGGGAGGGTGGGGGGTTGTAGTGACAGGATCACAGGAACCCATTTTATGATCAAGTGTGTATTAGAAAGAGATATAGAGTTGGGCTCAGGTACTGGATCAACGAATTGTAATGAGTTTGACAggaaagttggttaggacttcGGGACTGAAAGGAATAAATAGCTGACTGGAAGTTAGACTTCCTCAAGATTGTGTATGCACATTCTTCCCCGTTTCTAGGGTTCTTTAGCACATTTCAACTCTCAAGTTGAGGGATGGCCAACTCAATTTGCTTTAATATTAATACTTCATGCTGCAATATGCATCTTTGACTTGCCAATGCCACTGGTTATGGTCTCTTAAATGCTATTAACTTCAAGATTCTAGCTACACATAACAGTGCCTCAATGCACTACTCTCATCGAATGATGGTTGCTGAAATTTGAAAGTGCGATCACAAAAGTGCGACCAAACACTGAAGTGACGGCCACCATTGGGTTGCTTTCACAAAAGTTGAGCACCGCTTTGATGTTGGAAGAAACCCAAAGTCATCAAGGTTAACATAAGAGAAAGAATTTTAGTAGATATGTAAAATGAATATTGGAGAGGTATCTTAATAGTGATTACCAGCTTAGAATTTTTGTTGTCAAGCCCAAATGTAGATGCAAGCTTTTTATTATATCATAGGACATAGTAGTAGTACAAGCAATAGACACATGAAGACAAAGTAACAATAATTTAGAAAGACTAAACTATCATTGAAatagtttttatcattttttctCCAGGCCTTTTTTGAAGAGCATCCGCAATATGCAAAGAATGACTTTTTTATTACCGGTGAATCATATGCTGGGCACTATATTCCTGCATTTGCAGCTCGTGTCCACAAGGGAAACCAAGCTAATGAAGGAATTCATATAAACCTGAAGGTATGTTACATTATATGGTGAACAAATCTAATTATCAGTGCTAGAATTGTGGTTGAGTGAAAGGATACTTGCTTATCTTATTTTAACTATTTGAACAGGGATTTGCCATTGGTAACGGTCTTACTGATCCTGCAATTCAGTACAAAGCTTATCCGGATTATGCACTGGACATGGGCATAATTTCAAAGGCTACACATAAGCGCCTTAACTTACTCTTGGTCCCAGCCTGTGAATTGGCAATAAAGCTATGTGGTAATTTATAATTTTCCTTTGATTAAATGTTTctaatgtttttcttttcttcttatttttcatttttcatttattattattattattattattattattattattattattattattagagtaaATATCCCAANNNNNNNNNNNNNNNNNNNNNNNNTTGGAAATCCGTGAGATTTACTCCCGTTAGATAGATTAGTCGCTCTatcattttcaataaatttttttatatgcatgtTGGACAAATAAGTCCTTAACAAATTTattaggataaagtatatttttcatttttgaaatttgataaaaattttaaaaatatctctaagttttattctatttcaattttgtttcagaagttttcgatttgcatcaaatataccttggcggctaattttttaaaaaaacttagGATCAATTTCTAGTAACAATTTCACAAAAACAACATTCAACTCAAGCAAATTAGATATAGTTGTCATGTATTATTGTTGGATTGGtcttaaactttttgaaaatttagctgttaggagtatatttgatacaaatagaaaacttttgagacaaaattgaaataaaataaaacttagagatatttttgaaactttttaaaaattttagaaacaaaaaatatactttacctaaTTTATTATAAGGCTATTATATCCTCAGAGAATATCACTATAAGACAAACTAGTCTTGCATACAGAGGGACCAATCTGTCTCGAGGATCtctaaagtaataaaatatacATATTAGTTATTAGTATAGTATTTCAGTTACAAAAAACTGTGTTCAAGACTCCTgaaaaaagcaaagaaaatttAGTAATATCACTCATTTTTTAGAATAAAATGGTTTTCTGGGATTGATTTCTAATCTATGAGTGTACAATTGCCTAGATGTATATAAATTGGCCTCGATACTCTCGTGCATTATAGAGACATTATTCCTTATTAGTTATTTCAATTGTTCTTGGATTtttgttcttttctctttctttccctgTTGTTATGCATCATATTACTCACACGTCAActaacttgggttggtcgagtggtaaGCCCACTCGTCCAGATACCGTGGAAAACCAAAAGAAATATTACTCACACATCACTTATTTCTGCTATACATCTTGCTTATCATTTACCTGCATATATATTATAGCTTTTAAGAATATGATAGGCATAATTGAGTTTGTACATTTATATTCTAAATTATTTGAGATTTTTACTTTTATTGAGTTCATATTCAGTTTTAGGTTATGAAATTGTTTATTGAAAGCACAAGTTTGTGGATTATTAATTATGATGCTAACCACAAGTGGTTCTGTTGTCCTGGTCATTCAGGGATTCACAGTGTTCAGGATCCTTCCTTGATTCTGCTATACATCTTCCGGCTGGCTTTCTTTCATTgattttttctttatctttttcctttttttgccTTATGCTTAATATTTTAATCCAAACCTTTCAGGCACTGACGGAACAGTTGCCTGTACTGCTGCATATGTAGTTTGTAATACCATATTCAGTGACATCATGTTACATGCTGGTGATGCAAATGTGAGTAAACTGAATTCTTTCTTTACTGTGTGGTTGGCACATGTACTTAATTTCTTCTTTAGACCTAAATGACTGCTTAGCTTTCAATCCACTTTTGACCATCAAATGAAATGTGAATAACCCACTCTGCCCTCTTTGAAACAAGGGTCGCCTCTGGTTTTGTCGGTTCTTGAATCAATTTTGTCTTCTCTATATTACTATATCTCTCGATTCAATAATTTTATATGAGGAGTTAGTGAACTCAATCACTTGTTGCGGTTACTCTTCAGTTTTCTGTTGAGGTCTATCCTATGGAGGTACTCAAATTGTAGCAGTGATCGATTTCTAGGTTTTTCCATAAACCTAATTGGTTAGCTTTACCCTAATTTATGCGAGAGTCAAAGAATGACTTTTAATTCTGAGATGAGCTCTTATCAGTGTGGAGGGATACAGCAGTAAAAGTGCAGAATCTGTCTGGCATATACCCTGTGAGCTTGGTGGAGTTAGTTATAAGAGTTTTTCCGAAAATACCCACAATCTTTTTATTTCTCTCACACAAACGACACTCTTTACCATGTGCAAGAAGTACTCAGCCCAAGAACTAAACATATGTAGTTGTTCCATGAGTAGAATATACAAAATATTGATGTCCTACATCTTGTTTTCTTGCTTTAGTATCTCCGAGTCCAGAGAGATAAATTGACCACTTTCCAAATGAAAAGTCTGTTTCATAAATACCACCCCTTGACAGTTTCTTGGTTTATATAGACCATAGAGATAATCTGTACATAATTACAGAATATACATACTTAACTACTGTATCATAATGGATCATATGAGATTGTAACTGATCTTATAATATCCTAAATAATTTATTCACAGATATTCTAACATTAACATAAGCTTTGATTCTGCAAGTTGCTTAGTACTAACTGATGTCTTGATAGCTTTCAGCGATTGCAAACTTAAAGCAGTTTGAATATTTTCAGAATTTTGAACAGCTTTTATATACTTATGGTGCAGTACTATGATATCAGAAAGAAGTGTGAGGGCAGCCTCTGCTATGACTTTTCAAACATGGACAAATTCCTGAACCTACCATCTGTTCGGGATTCACTTGGGGTTGGGAAAattcattttgtttcttgtagcaCTGAAGTTTATATGGCTTTGCTGGTGGATTGGATGAGGAATCTTGAAGTTGGTATTCCTGCCCTACTTGAGGATGGAATCAAATTGCTTGTTTATGCTGGCGAATATGATCTCATCTGCAACTGGCTCGGTATGTAATTTACTACTAACACATTCAAATTCTGATAAATTTAAggcttaaataaattttttattcctaTAAAATATATGTTCTTCAGTTTTGGtccttatattatttttttttggtgagaTGCTGACGTAACAGGATAAATGTTGACGCTCTAAACTAAAATCTTGACATGGCAAGACATGCCACGGCTACATTTAATAGAGAAAACTAATGGCAAGAATTAAAATAGACAGCTTTTgtactaaaacaaaaaaaatgtatattttatagGGACCAATTGACCAAAAATACCTtaaatttattcatatttttgaaatttcgGTGCATGATTTGGACATTTTCCTTGTGGTACGATTTCATTGATTAGGTAATTCAAGATGGGTTCATGCCATGGAATGGTCTGGTCAGAGCCAGTTTGTAGCCTCACCTGAAATTCCTTTTATTGTTGATGGATCAGAAGCTGGACTACTCAAGAGCCATGGACCATTAAGCTTCCTGAAGGTATCGATATCTTTTACTCTCGACAGAAAATGCATCCATGCTTTGGCATGAAAAAAATTATCATTATCATCACTGGCATCACTTGTTTTACCgtgaccaaaataaaaaaaaacttgtgCTTGTGCAACGTTAACAGCATGTAGTGCTGAAAAAACGGTAAACACCGATATTTCATACCAACTTGTATTTTTTGGCTCATGATCACGGGAAAATGCTTATTTTGTTCACTATTTCATGAAATGGAAACAGGTTCATGACGCGGGTCACATGGTTCCGATGGATCAGCCAAAAGCTTCATTAGAGATGTTGAAGAAGTGGACTCAGGGCACCCTTTCTGAATTCAGAGCACCTGATGAAAAATTGGTTTCTGATATGTGAAGTCTTGTTGCTTAGTTAGTGAAAGGGAACAAAAATGCAAGAATTGCTTAGAGATTAATGTACCGAAAACTGAAAACATATCGTTCCAGCACAAAGCTCTATGGACGTTGTGCTTGTATATTTGCTGGTTTGTATGCTTACGTTATATGTTTTTTTAGGTTCAACGTAAATCTTGCTAATAGTTTAAGGAATTAACTTCCACGAGTTGGTAATGTAAAAATTTTACAATCTGATATATTCGGTTGCAGGTAAAGAAGGATGTGGAGGAGATTTTTAGTAAATATAGACAGTAAGGGCGGATGCATTTATATATTAGGCGTTCAAAATAATTGGTTTCATGGAATTGATCCATATCCAAACTAAAGAGTGATTCTAGACTTATGAGGAGAATTGAGGTGGAGATATAATGAGAAATTGCTTTGAGGTTTTTGCTGATGATTATGGTTAAAAATTGTGGCAAGGACATAGGTTTCGTCTCGTCTGCACGACGAATGAAATAATGAGATTTATATTAAGGCTCATTAAATTTGATGCTGGTTTAATGTGATTATGATGATGAGGCATTGTGGATATGTATAGTTCATGATGATTTGGTGTGATGTTGATTAGGATAATTCATGGACACTTAATACTATGATAGTAAATGCTACTCTTTTAAATCGTAAAGGAAGTTGGCGGGGAACTCTCCACTGATGATTTATATATTTTGGAGTCATTTGGGAAGTTCTGATGATGCCCCTTGTGAGATGTATGATTAGGAGACTATATCCGGCTAAGTTACTAGATGGGTCAGGTTCTAATAGAAAACCAACATATAAACTCATGACCAGTAGAAAAGGCATTAATTACATGCATTGTTTGATTTGTTTGGGTGAACGTAATAATATCTTGGGAttgtctatttatttattatactaCATGCTACTTGTGCTAATGACTATAATTGTATTTGGTTGTGTTTGATATTGTCTACATTGTCTGTGTTTGTCGGATGTAAGGAGGTATCCAAGATTAAGAGGATGTCAGATTTTAGTTGAAACCTTAGACTATCCATCCAAATTTTGTTAAAAGAGAAGTATTGGATTAATGAAAAAGAAGTATGAGACTAAAAGAAGAGTGCTTGATTTATTGGATTAGGTAAGCCCTTTGAAAAACGAGAGTTGGGACGAACAATAAGAACTCCTACAAATTCACGTAGCCTTATATATTGGTTAATCTTTTTCTCGTCCTTGCTGGGAACTGTTAAGTTTTTCACCATGG from Arachis ipaensis cultivar K30076 chromosome B02, Araip1.1, whole genome shotgun sequence harbors:
- the LOC107625393 gene encoding serine carboxypeptidase-like, yielding MGLSNSTIVFLLLLLFSVALSASTAHSNKENILQASFHAKKLIADLNLFPEDDINIVPASAAVNASVGPRQIIEKRLRFPNLSPSDSGVSVQDLGHYAGYYSIEHSHAARMFYFFFESRNNSKEDPFVIWLTGGPGCSSEIALFYENGPFKITDNLTLVWNDYGWDKAANLLYVDQPTGTGFSYSTDSRDIRHDEKGVSNDLYDFIQAFFEEHPQYAKNDFFITGESYAGHYIPAFAARVHKGNQANEGIHINLKGFAIGNGLTDPAIQYKAYPDYALDMGIISKATHKRLNLLLVPACELAIKLCGTDGTVACTAAYVVCNTIFSDIMLHAGDANYYDIRKKCEGSLCYDFSNMDKFLNLPSVRDSLGVGKIHFVSCSTEVYMALLVDWMRNLEVGIPALLEDGIKLLVYAGEYDLICNWLGNSRWVHAMEWSGQSQFVASPEIPFIVDGSEAGLLKSHGPLSFLKVHDAGHMVPMDQPKASLEMLKKWTQGTLSEFRAPDEKLVSDM